Below is a window of Apodemus sylvaticus chromosome 5, mApoSyl1.1, whole genome shotgun sequence DNA.
AAGCATTCATTTTGAATCCAGggaatttttctgttttgcatATTCACCCTTTCACAAAAAGACCATGATTCTTGACTATATATCCTCTGTAGTACCAAGCCTAACCTGCCACTATATGTTAAGTGAACCacaaaaacatggaaaaaaatcAGGTTAAACATAATCATCTAATTCCCAGAAATTGTGTACTGAAGGACCAGCACTACTAGGAGAATGGACCATATACTCATTTCCACAGAAATTCCAGCAGAACAGGCATCTGGCCTCTACTTCCTGTTTTAACAGTTTATTGTTGATAATTATGTCTACCAATATAGTAACCAGGAAGACGGCGCACACCTAGGGTTCCACCACTGTGGAGAGAGAGGCAACATAATGAACCTAAGTTACCTGAGCCCTCATCTCAGCCACCTCCTCCAAAAAGAGGCAAAACAGCCTGGGAGTGACATGccaaaaggaaggggaagagggaccTTGACCTAACCCAGACATGCCCCTCCTCAGTCAGTTTACAGTCCGGGGGAGAGGAAGGCTCAAAACAGAGCGATGACTTAGCAGGATGAAGACCCTGGCCGGGATTACATCTCCAACTTCAGGAAAATCATCATTGTCACTTGTCTCAGTTGATAAGACACCCCCGTGACCCCAGCACAAGCTGAAGCCCCTGCTGTGCTCTTCCtaaatcacaagttcaaagtcagcctaagTACACTGCAAGACATTTGTTTAATCCATTCTACTAGCTAGCACTGAGACAGGTTGCTCCTGTACCTTGgctatttgagagaaaactgacctTTTTTGAGTCTGCCAAGCcaactcaaaagaaaacaaagcattaaGAAATGACTCCAGCTCACCACGGTGCTGATCTTCCTTTTCCCATCTGTGGCTCTTAACAGACACTTGTTTTCTGCGGCGGGCTCGAGGCCCTCCACGGAACTCTTCCTTGGGATAGGTTTGGTGCGACCATcatctgtgttttaaaaaaaagaaaaaaggcacacCCAGGTAAGCACCACAACAGGAGGTGCTTCTGGGTCCAAAGTGAAAATCTGAAAATTGTAAGGAAGGGTCCACTATCGCCCCCATAAACTCACTGCACCCGACATCACTTAGGATACGGCAAAAACCAGGAGCAACGACCAGTTCGGTAAACTGGGATAAAGCCCAAGGCATGGTCTCCCTCACTAGTGGCGCAGGGCCTGGGCTGCCTGACACACTTAGGGCCACTGTCACGGTGAGTGGGTGGCCGGCGCCGCACCAGCCACACTTCTGGCACCGCCGCGGCTGTAAGCCCTGGAGGTGGCCGGGGCGGAGAGGCCGGAGGCCGGGCTGCCCCCTCCCCGAGGTCCCCGCGCGCGGCCCCCAGGCTGCTTACACTTCTTCAGGGTGATGAACACGCTGCCCGACGACCGGCACTTCTGGAAGAGCCGGGTCAGCTCC
It encodes the following:
- the Srp14 gene encoding signal recognition particle 14 kDa protein, with the protein product MVLLESEQFLTELTRLFQKCRSSGSVFITLKKYDGRTKPIPRKSSVEGLEPAAENKCLLRATDGKRKISTVVSSKEVNKFQMAYSNLLRANMDGLKKRDKKNKSKKSKPAQ